The Rhodocytophaga rosea genome has a segment encoding these proteins:
- a CDS encoding AAA family ATPase, producing MTRKYKISEILQRLQQGVYEKEEATKLSLLAALAGESIFLLGPPGVAKSLIARKLKFAFRDGRSFEYLMNRFSTPDEIFGPVSIKKLKDEDKYERLTDKYLPGANVVFLDEIWKAGPAIQNALLTVLNEKIYRNGEQEIKVNIKAIISASNELPGHSEGLTALWDRFLVRYMITEIRSSTHFVDMIVDTADVYEDSVEESLKVGEEELIVWDIAINSIEVPAEVLNVIQVIKYRLDEYDKENPESAFQVYDRRWKKIIRLLRTSAFLNERKAIDLMDCFLIPHCLWNRPEQFELSREIVAEIIRKHGYSMAMNLTPLKAELRDFEEDVRKETQIPNIVLIDKPRPVDKEYYEILNMEQYFDGNRIKRGEFDRLGIDEENTVNLFDANGNLTNRVKARKSEENPNAIIINYNARLFTFLLLTDKAEKTEYIYKKPHPLVHQFWNEKANQLRQYMLEQKEFTRNSRPEALPHLRNNLFVDPALADIVETNLRESSDILDSLLIKVEKIKHLYESIK from the coding sequence ATGACTCGAAAATATAAGATCAGCGAAATTTTACAGCGGCTCCAACAAGGTGTGTATGAGAAAGAAGAGGCTACCAAACTATCGCTCCTTGCAGCATTAGCCGGAGAAAGTATATTTCTACTTGGACCTCCCGGCGTTGCCAAAAGTTTGATCGCCCGTAAACTGAAATTTGCTTTCCGGGATGGACGTTCGTTTGAATACCTGATGAACCGCTTTTCTACACCGGATGAAATTTTTGGCCCTGTTTCTATCAAAAAGCTGAAAGACGAAGATAAATATGAACGCCTCACGGATAAATACCTGCCTGGAGCCAATGTGGTATTTCTGGATGAAATCTGGAAAGCAGGCCCGGCCATTCAGAATGCACTGCTCACCGTGCTGAATGAAAAGATCTACCGCAATGGCGAGCAGGAAATAAAAGTGAACATCAAAGCCATTATCTCCGCTTCCAATGAACTACCAGGGCACTCAGAAGGATTAACAGCTTTGTGGGACCGCTTTCTGGTCAGATATATGATTACCGAGATCCGGAGCAGCACCCATTTTGTGGATATGATCGTGGATACAGCTGATGTATACGAAGATTCTGTGGAAGAAAGCCTGAAAGTAGGAGAGGAGGAACTTATTGTCTGGGATATAGCCATTAATTCAATAGAAGTGCCTGCCGAAGTACTAAATGTAATTCAGGTCATCAAATACCGGCTGGATGAATATGATAAAGAAAATCCTGAGAGTGCCTTTCAGGTGTACGACCGGCGCTGGAAAAAAATTATACGCCTGCTGCGGACTTCTGCTTTTTTGAATGAACGTAAGGCCATAGACCTGATGGATTGTTTTCTGATCCCACATTGCCTCTGGAACCGTCCTGAACAATTTGAATTAAGCCGGGAAATAGTAGCCGAAATCATTCGTAAACATGGCTATAGTATGGCCATGAATTTAACCCCTCTGAAAGCTGAACTCCGGGATTTTGAGGAAGATGTACGCAAAGAAACCCAGATTCCTAATATAGTTTTGATTGATAAACCCCGTCCGGTAGATAAGGAATATTACGAAATTTTAAATATGGAGCAGTATTTTGATGGCAACCGAATTAAAAGAGGCGAATTTGACCGGCTGGGTATTGATGAGGAAAATACAGTGAACCTATTTGATGCCAATGGAAATCTGACTAACAGGGTTAAAGCCCGCAAGTCAGAAGAAAATCCAAATGCCATTATTATTAACTATAATGCCCGCCTGTTTACTTTCCTGTTACTCACCGATAAGGCCGAAAAAACAGAATATATCTACAAAAAGCCTCATCCGCTGGTACATCAGTTCTGGAACGAAAAAGCAAATCAGCTCAGGCAATATATGCTGGAGCAAAAAGAATTTACCCGGAATAGCCGTCCGGAAGCCTTACCGCACTTACGGAATAATTTATTTGTCGATCCAGCTTTGGCGGATATAGTAGAAACCAACCTCCGTGAATCTTCAGATATTCTTGATTCTCTGCTGATTAAAGTAGAGAAGATCAAGCACTTGTACGAAAGTATTAAATAG
- a CDS encoding amidase, giving the protein MHRRKFIRNSSLASLSLGTLWLSACENSPTGNTKQITQKPGSDAAFELEELTIVELQQRMKDGQYTSEAITKLYLDRIEAIDKNGTSLRSVIEVNPDALSIAKAMDEERKNGKLRGPLHGIPILIKDNIDSADKMETTAGSIALAGNRASKDAFIVSKLREAGAVLLGKTNLSEFANFRSSRSSSGWSSRGGQTKNPYQLERNPCGSSSGSGTAASANLCAAAIGTETDGSIICPSSINGLVGIKPTVGLWSRSGIIPISQTQDTAGPMTRTVADAAIVLGALAGIDASDAVTLESNGKIKPDYTQFLDANGLQGKRIGIVKEFMKGHEGVDELLKKSMELLKSKGAILVEVEVIEKFNKLGDAEFTLLKYEFKDGLNKYLASSNAKVKSLKEIIEFNKENEAKAMPFFKQEILESSEKLGGLDSKEYKEALSTSRDTSRKLLQSIMKEHSLDAICGPSYGPSWCTDLVNGDHFSGYGLSAPAAMAGYPHITVPMGMVHGLPIGLSFFSIAYQEASLITLAYAYEQASKHRVAPRFESGKQAV; this is encoded by the coding sequence ATGCATAGAAGAAAATTTATACGTAACAGTTCCCTGGCAAGCCTTTCTTTAGGCACTCTTTGGCTTAGTGCTTGTGAAAATAGCCCTACCGGAAATACTAAACAAATAACGCAAAAACCTGGATCTGATGCTGCTTTTGAATTGGAAGAACTCACTATAGTTGAGTTGCAACAGAGAATGAAAGATGGCCAGTATACGTCGGAAGCCATTACAAAGCTGTATTTAGACCGGATCGAAGCCATTGATAAAAATGGGACATCTCTTCGCTCGGTGATTGAAGTGAATCCGGATGCACTCAGCATTGCCAAAGCCATGGACGAAGAACGTAAAAATGGAAAACTCAGAGGTCCATTACATGGGATTCCGATTCTTATCAAAGACAATATTGATAGCGCCGATAAAATGGAAACTACAGCCGGTTCCATAGCCCTGGCCGGAAACAGAGCCAGTAAAGATGCATTTATTGTAAGTAAACTCCGCGAAGCAGGAGCTGTATTGCTGGGAAAAACCAACTTGAGTGAATTTGCCAATTTCCGGTCCAGCCGGTCGAGCAGTGGCTGGAGCAGCCGGGGCGGACAAACCAAAAATCCGTACCAGCTGGAGCGGAATCCCTGTGGGTCCAGTTCGGGTTCTGGTACTGCTGCATCAGCTAATTTATGTGCAGCCGCTATTGGAACTGAAACAGATGGGTCTATTATCTGTCCTTCATCTATTAACGGACTTGTAGGTATCAAACCAACGGTGGGTCTGTGGAGCCGTTCTGGCATTATCCCCATCTCCCAGACTCAGGACACTGCTGGTCCAATGACCAGAACAGTAGCCGATGCTGCTATTGTGCTGGGTGCTTTAGCAGGTATAGATGCATCTGATGCTGTTACACTGGAAAGTAATGGAAAAATCAAACCTGATTATACGCAATTTCTGGATGCCAATGGTTTACAAGGCAAACGTATTGGGATTGTAAAAGAATTTATGAAAGGGCACGAAGGTGTAGACGAGTTGTTAAAAAAATCGATGGAGCTATTAAAAAGCAAAGGAGCTATCCTTGTGGAAGTAGAAGTAATAGAGAAGTTCAACAAGCTTGGAGACGCCGAATTTACCCTATTAAAATATGAGTTTAAAGATGGGCTGAATAAATATCTGGCGAGTTCCAATGCCAAAGTAAAATCTCTGAAAGAAATCATTGAGTTTAATAAAGAGAATGAGGCGAAAGCTATGCCTTTCTTTAAACAGGAAATCCTGGAAAGCTCGGAAAAACTAGGTGGACTTGATAGCAAAGAGTACAAAGAGGCGCTGTCAACAAGCAGGGATACTTCCCGGAAATTGCTTCAATCGATCATGAAAGAACATTCACTGGATGCTATCTGTGGCCCTTCTTATGGACCTTCCTGGTGTACCGACCTGGTAAACGGCGACCATTTTTCAGGCTATGGTTTATCTGCTCCTGCTGCTATGGCCGGATATCCACATATTACGGTTCCGATGGGAATGGTGCATGGCTTACCCATTGGTTTGTCGTTTTTTAGTATTGCCTACCAGGAAGCATCGCTTATAACTTTAGCCTATGCTTATGAACAAGCTTCTAAGCACAGAGTAGCACCCAGATTTGAATCAGGCAAACAAGCCGTTTAA
- a CDS encoding carboxypeptidase-like regulatory domain-containing protein, with protein MILHQPAIVYGNSPSFTGSSAHEIFVVSDSLPINKVRITGIITSSEKGVPVPFANVFLVNTMLGDVTDDKGAFEIRNVPLGTFELMVSYVGFIAQKKTIQVDEEKDLVVNIILEPDQQKLAEVEVKSERDKEWQKQYNRFEKHFLGGTTNASQCTILNPWVVNFSPGEKNTQFKASATAPLEIVNKALGYKLWFFLKRFEAEGNQGLFVGETKFEEITPTNSKEKERWEKNRQKAYAGSIRHFLRSLVRNTWREEGFLAYSVTNDQQSMIRSTYSFLYNEVGRNLTVLKPDEVIFPGRMPFERKLRFPGKIEIIYTKETVIGSPYKDVPHPVTRIKMIDPIIDFTTEGRVYNPTSFEVTGALALEGVADMLPLEYTPINEETGTGDTLANPTTISQKLENITSRFAKATSWRNQQKAYVHTDKPFYVNGETIWLSSYLVESTLHTLAAGDQVLYINLLSAQHKLVQQLILPLFAGRATGSLVLPDTLSAGNYQLMAYTSYMRNFEPDYLFHTTIPVFDIKQNNNLVTSTPQASLSRPDLQFFPEGGHLVAGITSKLAFKAVRPDGKSMIVKGRIIDNNGNRLMSFESNAMGMGKFNFKPEAGKSYQAECTIGEATIMYRLPAVEEEGYVMSLDEMGSGKVRLKLLASAPFAQENYMVIAQSRGAIQQSIQGRYQNGVSFLEFPVFNLPNGICQLTLFNSQGMPVCERLVFINNVSQYLKVQVQPQALTFEPREQASLKVIVTNQAGEPVRTSFSLSVTDAGQIVKGDQETSILTYLLLQSDLKGNIESPGNYFKDRSDSTREALDILMMTQGWRRFNWNDIIAGRQKNIEYPIEKGVEINGKVVTPDRRARPIPQTKITLVSKDSLSLPALYAYSDPEGKFSIKNVPIKAGAKIAFQLSSTRGKTVEGKVILADDTASYIAPPELAFPVTYSVPEVYLSKAVQRKEIENAYSFNNGKERVLSEVVVKSKRLPSQNSDASITRLHSSADAVIVIDDKFPIYATIYQMIAGRVAGVNVQGTRVTIRGIGTFNSGTQPLYIVDGMPLSSVSATDSTSGGQGDDPLSFINPRDVARIEVLKNAGNTGIYGVRGANGVIAIFTKRGYSPPATPVAPELETFISPGYSAVREFYAPMYDVQQEEHARPDKRATLFWLPDMLTDENGQAEVRFYLSDDSKSFQVVLEGISASGQPASHRQVFGK; from the coding sequence TTGATACTCCATCAGCCTGCTATTGTGTACGGAAATTCACCTTCATTTACAGGTAGTTCAGCGCATGAAATCTTTGTTGTCAGTGATTCACTCCCTATTAACAAAGTTAGGATTACCGGTATTATCACTAGCTCGGAAAAAGGAGTGCCAGTTCCGTTTGCCAATGTGTTTCTGGTAAATACTATGCTAGGCGATGTTACGGACGACAAAGGTGCCTTTGAGATTAGAAATGTACCGCTGGGTACCTTTGAATTAATGGTATCGTATGTTGGATTTATTGCCCAGAAAAAAACAATCCAGGTGGATGAGGAGAAGGATCTGGTTGTAAATATTATTTTGGAGCCTGATCAGCAAAAACTGGCGGAAGTAGAAGTAAAAAGCGAACGGGATAAAGAGTGGCAGAAACAATATAATCGTTTTGAAAAGCATTTTCTGGGCGGAACCACCAATGCATCACAATGTACGATTCTCAATCCATGGGTGGTTAATTTTTCTCCAGGTGAAAAGAATACCCAATTTAAAGCGTCAGCAACAGCGCCCCTGGAAATTGTAAATAAAGCCTTAGGATATAAACTCTGGTTCTTTCTCAAACGATTTGAAGCAGAAGGAAATCAGGGGTTGTTTGTGGGAGAAACCAAATTCGAAGAAATTACGCCGACTAATTCCAAAGAAAAGGAACGTTGGGAAAAGAACCGGCAAAAGGCGTATGCAGGCTCTATCCGCCATTTTTTAAGATCACTGGTTCGGAATACCTGGCGGGAAGAGGGTTTTCTGGCCTATTCGGTAACAAATGATCAGCAATCGATGATCCGGAGTACATACTCTTTCCTCTACAATGAAGTAGGCAGGAATTTAACTGTACTCAAACCTGATGAAGTTATTTTTCCGGGCAGAATGCCTTTTGAGCGTAAACTGCGGTTTCCAGGCAAGATTGAGATTATTTATACCAAAGAAACGGTGATAGGCTCTCCCTACAAAGATGTGCCGCATCCGGTTACCAGAATCAAAATGATCGACCCTATTATTGATTTCACTACTGAAGGACGGGTATACAATCCTACTTCTTTTGAAGTAACGGGTGCCTTAGCCTTAGAAGGAGTGGCCGATATGCTTCCTCTGGAGTATACACCAATCAATGAAGAAACAGGAACGGGAGATACACTTGCAAACCCTACTACTATTTCTCAAAAGCTTGAAAATATCACCAGCCGGTTTGCGAAAGCAACCAGCTGGCGGAACCAGCAAAAAGCATATGTGCACACAGATAAACCATTTTATGTGAATGGCGAAACCATCTGGCTGAGTTCCTATCTGGTAGAAAGTACCCTGCATACGCTTGCTGCCGGCGACCAGGTTTTATATATTAACTTACTGTCGGCACAACACAAATTGGTGCAACAACTCATTCTCCCGTTATTTGCCGGAAGGGCAACTGGGTCATTAGTATTGCCGGATACGTTGTCTGCTGGAAATTACCAGCTGATGGCCTATACCAGTTATATGCGCAATTTCGAACCAGATTATCTGTTTCATACAACTATTCCAGTGTTTGATATTAAGCAAAATAATAACCTCGTCACATCCACTCCCCAGGCTTCGCTTTCCCGCCCGGATCTACAGTTTTTTCCGGAAGGAGGCCATCTGGTAGCAGGAATCACCAGTAAACTGGCATTTAAAGCCGTAAGGCCAGATGGAAAAAGCATGATCGTGAAAGGCCGGATCATCGATAATAACGGTAACCGGCTGATGTCTTTTGAAAGCAATGCCATGGGAATGGGTAAATTTAATTTTAAACCGGAAGCTGGGAAATCATACCAGGCAGAATGTACAATTGGTGAAGCTACCATTATGTATAGGCTGCCGGCCGTTGAGGAGGAGGGGTATGTAATGTCTCTGGATGAAATGGGTAGCGGTAAGGTCCGACTGAAACTGCTTGCCTCTGCTCCATTTGCCCAGGAAAATTATATGGTAATAGCACAAAGCAGAGGTGCCATTCAACAGAGCATACAGGGTAGATATCAGAATGGGGTTTCGTTTCTGGAGTTTCCAGTGTTCAATTTACCCAATGGCATTTGCCAGCTTACTTTATTTAATAGCCAGGGAATGCCTGTGTGTGAACGGCTTGTGTTCATCAATAATGTTTCGCAATACCTGAAAGTACAAGTACAACCGCAAGCGCTTACTTTTGAGCCCAGAGAACAAGCTTCGCTAAAAGTTATTGTCACCAATCAGGCTGGCGAACCGGTAAGAACATCCTTTTCCTTGTCTGTAACCGATGCCGGCCAGATAGTAAAAGGCGATCAGGAAACCAGTATCCTGACCTATCTGCTGCTTCAGTCAGATCTGAAAGGAAACATCGAATCACCGGGTAATTATTTTAAAGACCGGTCTGATTCTACCAGGGAAGCACTGGATATACTCATGATGACTCAGGGCTGGCGCAGGTTCAACTGGAATGATATTATAGCAGGCAGACAGAAAAATATTGAGTATCCTATTGAAAAAGGGGTAGAGATCAATGGGAAAGTTGTAACGCCCGATAGAAGAGCCAGGCCCATTCCCCAGACTAAGATTACCCTTGTCTCTAAGGATTCGTTAAGCCTCCCGGCCTTATATGCTTATTCCGATCCGGAAGGAAAATTCAGTATTAAAAATGTTCCTATAAAAGCAGGCGCAAAGATTGCCTTTCAGTTAAGTAGTACCAGAGGCAAAACAGTGGAAGGGAAGGTGATACTTGCTGATGATACGGCAAGCTATATAGCTCCTCCTGAACTTGCATTCCCTGTAACCTATAGTGTACCAGAAGTTTACCTGTCGAAAGCGGTCCAACGCAAGGAAATCGAGAATGCCTATTCTTTCAATAATGGGAAGGAAAGAGTGTTAAGCGAAGTAGTGGTGAAGAGTAAAAGATTGCCATCACAAAACAGTGATGCGAGTATTACCAGGCTGCATAGTTCTGCAGATGCAGTGATTGTAATAGACGATAAATTTCCTATATATGCTACTATTTACCAGATGATTGCCGGAAGAGTAGCCGGGGTAAATGTGCAGGGAACCAGGGTCACAATCAGAGGAATTGGTACGTTTAATTCTGGCACCCAGCCTTTATATATTGTAGATGGGATGCCCTTATCTTCTGTTTCTGCCACCGATTCAACCTCAGGCGGCCAGGGTGATGATCCCTTAAGTTTCATTAATCCCAGAGATGTGGCCAGAATAGAAGTATTAAAAAATGCAGGAAATACAGGCATTTATGGCGTTAGAGGGGCAAATGGCGTAATTGCAATATTTACAAAACGAGGGTATTCTCCGCCAGCAACACCGGTTGCACCAGAACTGGAAACTTTTATATCGCCCGGCTATTCTGCTGTGCGGGAATTTTATGCGCCTATGTATGATGTACAGCAGGAGGAACATGCCAGACCGGATAAACGGGCCACTTTATTCTGGCTTCCCGATATGCTGACAGATGAAAACGGCCAGGCAGAAGTGCGTTTTTATTTATCGGATGATTCTAAAAGTTTCCAGGTTGTATTGGAAGGAATCAGCGCTTCCGGGCAACCAGCCAGCCATAGACAAGTGTTTGGAAAATAA
- a CDS encoding sensor histidine kinase, with translation MKKVFDYFLEHYQNESLSVYKKTRVLIKASITSVLVLLPIILMHCFSHGPALLIGSDILFIGLMLFPLFLIRQKKFEAAANIIMLGVSLSIILQNPFNDLTSNVVHPYNRCLETAILFIASIVLVALFAYKKYQLVMLVSTGIVATVSHYFILIHRHYQSQHSQQSIIFIVTFVFIMFLAGLLSRFMMNMYSDLIWIVEKEAQKVKLYNQNLEQKVAERTRELKIQNEELKKVNSELDRFVYSVSHDLRAPLLSTQGLINILQMETDESKKGQYLALMNKSIQKLDGFIQEIIHLSRNTRLEIQKDYIDFQKLVQNVLQEHAYMDNAGKIEYITQVNQPTAFVSDYKRLEVVLNNVVSNAIRYANMYHSDPFVKIVVDVKPDKALIEVTDNGQGIGREHISKVFDMFYRATANKAGSGLGLYIVKETIQKLNGSIDLTSEPGCGTSFYIQVPSVS, from the coding sequence ATGAAAAAAGTTTTTGATTATTTTCTGGAGCACTACCAGAATGAATCGTTGTCGGTGTATAAAAAAACCAGGGTACTCATTAAAGCAAGTATTACAAGTGTACTGGTTCTTTTGCCCATCATCTTAATGCACTGCTTTTCTCATGGTCCGGCACTACTGATCGGTTCTGATATATTGTTCATTGGGCTGATGCTTTTTCCATTATTCCTGATCCGTCAGAAAAAATTCGAAGCTGCTGCCAACATCATCATGTTGGGTGTATCTTTATCCATTATTCTGCAAAATCCATTTAATGACCTGACTTCTAATGTAGTACATCCCTACAACCGATGCCTGGAAACGGCTATTTTGTTTATTGCCAGTATTGTACTAGTGGCCTTGTTTGCCTATAAAAAGTATCAGCTGGTGATGCTGGTAAGTACCGGAATTGTTGCAACCGTCAGCCACTATTTTATACTTATCCATAGACATTACCAGAGTCAACATTCTCAGCAGTCCATTATTTTCATCGTCACTTTTGTTTTTATCATGTTTCTGGCTGGTCTGTTATCCAGATTTATGATGAATATGTACAGCGATCTGATCTGGATTGTAGAAAAAGAAGCCCAAAAAGTAAAATTGTATAACCAGAACCTGGAGCAGAAAGTAGCCGAACGGACCAGGGAATTAAAAATTCAAAATGAAGAACTCAAAAAAGTAAACAGCGAACTCGACCGTTTTGTATATAGTGTATCCCATGACCTGAGGGCTCCTTTGCTTTCAACCCAGGGACTTATCAATATCCTGCAAATGGAAACCGATGAGTCGAAAAAAGGGCAATACCTGGCCTTGATGAACAAAAGCATTCAGAAACTGGATGGATTTATACAAGAGATCATTCATCTGTCGAGAAATACCAGGCTGGAAATACAGAAAGATTATATTGATTTTCAAAAGCTGGTGCAGAATGTATTGCAGGAGCATGCGTATATGGATAATGCCGGAAAAATTGAATACATTACGCAGGTAAATCAACCAACTGCCTTTGTATCGGATTATAAACGCCTGGAAGTAGTGCTTAATAATGTGGTTTCAAATGCCATCCGCTATGCCAATATGTATCATTCCGACCCATTTGTAAAAATTGTAGTCGATGTAAAGCCTGACAAGGCATTAATTGAAGTAACAGATAACGGGCAAGGAATTGGCAGGGAACACATCAGTAAAGTATTTGATATGTTTTACCGGGCCACTGCCAACAAAGCTGGATCAGGTTTAGGATTATATATTGTGAAGGAAACAATTCAAAAGCTGAATGGCAGCATTGATCTTACTTCGGAGCCTGGTTGCGGCACCTCCTTTTATATTCAGGTGCCTTCAGTGAGCTAA
- a CDS encoding glutathionylspermidine synthase family protein encodes MIKLKSLNITPEEQLRRLGWEWMLGIDTLPYITREVVLLRKEEAEAYAKAVEQLYEMFVEAGQFVIDHNLFEALNIPQNLIELIRLTWEDDRNLHLYGRFDLSGGASGQPIKLIEFNADTATCIPETAVVQWAHLKSNNLDDSMQFNTLFESLTGNFRRLKTANPELAPTLLISALRDNPEDDTNVTVIGEAAREAGFEVAYRHIDEVDFSPEEGIFTEDEKGGFSQYSFWFKLVPWEYIAYDEPQLAGILTQIVKNRKAVIINPAYTLLFQSKGILKVIWDLYPYHPLLLETDDKPLAYKSYVEKVMFGREGANIRIVDSSGKVLHEKDGEYGEYGKIYQEFTEFLQDASGHFYQAGVFFAYEACALGFRRGGQIINNTAQFTGHLID; translated from the coding sequence ATGATCAAACTTAAATCATTGAATATTACGCCGGAAGAACAATTGCGACGGCTGGGATGGGAATGGATGCTGGGGATTGATACCTTGCCTTACATTACAAGGGAAGTTGTATTGCTTCGTAAAGAAGAAGCGGAGGCATACGCGAAAGCAGTTGAACAATTGTATGAAATGTTTGTGGAGGCCGGTCAGTTTGTAATAGATCATAATCTTTTCGAAGCTCTCAATATTCCTCAGAATTTGATTGAACTCATCCGGCTTACCTGGGAAGATGACCGGAACCTGCACTTATATGGCCGTTTTGACCTGAGTGGAGGTGCCAGCGGACAACCAATCAAACTGATCGAGTTTAATGCCGATACAGCAACTTGTATACCTGAAACAGCGGTTGTACAATGGGCTCATCTGAAAAGCAATAACCTGGACGATTCGATGCAGTTTAACACTTTGTTTGAATCTCTCACCGGTAATTTCCGACGGTTAAAAACTGCCAATCCGGAGTTAGCGCCCACTTTATTGATTTCGGCTTTGCGGGATAATCCGGAAGATGATACCAATGTAACGGTGATTGGAGAAGCCGCCAGAGAAGCAGGTTTTGAAGTGGCTTACCGCCATATTGATGAAGTGGATTTTTCGCCGGAAGAAGGGATTTTCACAGAAGATGAAAAAGGAGGCTTTTCTCAATACAGTTTCTGGTTTAAACTCGTACCCTGGGAATACATTGCCTACGATGAACCCCAGCTGGCTGGTATTCTCACCCAGATAGTAAAAAACCGGAAAGCAGTTATAATTAATCCGGCTTATACCTTATTATTCCAATCCAAGGGTATTCTGAAAGTAATATGGGACTTGTATCCGTATCATCCGTTATTGCTGGAAACCGATGACAAACCTCTGGCTTATAAATCCTATGTAGAAAAGGTCATGTTTGGTAGGGAAGGGGCAAACATTCGTATTGTAGATAGTAGTGGTAAGGTTTTACATGAAAAAGATGGGGAATATGGAGAGTATGGAAAAATTTACCAGGAATTTACGGAATTTTTACAGGATGCTTCCGGCCATTTTTATCAGGCTGGCGTTTTCTTTGCCTATGAAGCCTGTGCCTTAGGTTTCCGGAGGGGCGGACAGATCATCAACAATACAGCTCAGTTTACCGGGCACCTGATTGATTAA